From Enterococcus mediterraneensis, the proteins below share one genomic window:
- a CDS encoding DUF438 domain-containing protein: MDDTAKQRQTRIVEILSLLHEGGSFEEAKRLFNEEFDGVDVTEITAAEKALIQGGLNPSEIQRLCNIHAAVFKGSINEIHRSNYEHEQPGHPVHTLKLENQVLQSLLTDEIDGVLAKIKKGDWEQKERLLAALTDLLQIDKHYARKETLIFSYMEKYGITAPPKVMWGVDDDIRDMVKELIQMIHSEKTAYNPLSEKWEAVKNEIEEMIFKEEEIMIPMTLDVFSLKDWEKIAADSFDIGFAFIPEPLPWKASAEALEKESEREPARQLAIKQAKETTDGIAAGLAENTVKAEPLETHYDWENQSSADTVVLPTGVLKFQQLAAIFQVLPVDLTYVDQDDRVRFYSEGKSRVFPRTTSVIGREVVNCHPPKSMHIVQKILDDFRSGARDHADFWIDMRGKKIYIRYFALHDEAGDYLGCLEVTQDITDIQKLEGQSRLLDQ, encoded by the coding sequence ATGGACGATACAGCAAAACAACGACAAACACGGATCGTAGAGATCTTATCTTTATTGCACGAAGGCGGTTCTTTTGAAGAAGCCAAACGATTATTTAATGAAGAATTTGATGGCGTGGATGTCACTGAGATCACCGCGGCAGAAAAAGCATTGATCCAAGGAGGATTGAATCCTAGTGAGATCCAACGATTGTGCAATATCCACGCGGCCGTTTTCAAAGGTTCTATCAATGAGATCCACCGTTCCAATTATGAGCACGAACAGCCGGGACATCCTGTCCATACATTGAAATTGGAAAACCAAGTTCTGCAGTCCTTGTTAACTGACGAGATCGATGGTGTCCTAGCGAAAATCAAAAAAGGCGACTGGGAACAAAAAGAACGTCTTTTAGCGGCGCTGACAGATCTATTGCAGATCGACAAGCATTACGCCCGCAAAGAAACCCTGATCTTCTCCTATATGGAAAAATACGGGATTACTGCACCGCCTAAAGTAATGTGGGGTGTAGATGATGATATTCGGGATATGGTCAAAGAATTGATCCAGATGATCCATTCGGAAAAGACAGCTTATAATCCCCTGTCGGAAAAATGGGAAGCAGTCAAAAATGAGATCGAAGAAATGATCTTCAAAGAAGAGGAGATCATGATCCCAATGACACTAGATGTCTTTTCTCTGAAAGATTGGGAGAAGATCGCTGCGGATAGTTTTGATATCGGTTTTGCTTTTATCCCTGAACCGTTGCCATGGAAAGCCAGTGCAGAAGCATTGGAAAAAGAAAGCGAACGGGAACCGGCGCGACAATTGGCGATCAAACAAGCAAAAGAAACGACAGACGGCATCGCGGCTGGTCTGGCAGAAAACACGGTAAAAGCTGAACCATTAGAAACTCACTATGATTGGGAAAATCAATCTTCTGCTGATACGGTGGTTTTACCAACCGGTGTTTTGAAATTCCAACAACTTGCGGCGATCTTCCAAGTGCTGCCGGTAGATCTGACGTATGTCGATCAAGATGACCGTGTCCGTTTTTATTCAGAAGGAAAAAGCCGCGTCTTTCCACGGACGACTTCTGTAATTGGTCGTGAAGTCGTCAACTGTCATCCACCGAAAAGCATGCATATCGTTCAAAAGATCTTAGACGATTTTCGTTCCGGCGCTCGCGACCATGCTGATTTTTGGATCGATATGCGGGGCAAAAAGATCTATATCCGTTATTTTGCACTCCATGATGAAGCGGGAGATTATCTAGGCTGTTTGGAAGTGACGCAAGATATCACCGACATTCAAAAATTGGAAGGTCAAAGCCGGTTGCTGGATCAATAA
- a CDS encoding rhodanese-related sulfurtransferase → MNYRVLLFYNYTHIADPAAFAEEHRKFCETLGIKGRILVAEEGINGTLSGTIAATDQYMEQMKADPRFADTYFKMDDSEGHAFKKLFVRPRKELVALHLEEDIDPRQLTGNYLEPAEFKEALLAEDTVVIDARNDYEYDLGHFRGAIRPEIRNFRELPAWIRENKEQFMDKKIVTYCTGGIRCEKFSGWLLREGFEDVAQLHGGIAAYGKDPRTQGELWDGKMYVFDERISVEINQVDKQIVGKEWFDGTPCERYINCSNPECNRQILVSEANEEKYLGACSYECACHEKNRYALTHSLTEEERNRRLRAIAPASYA, encoded by the coding sequence ATGAATTATCGTGTACTGCTGTTTTATAACTATACCCATATTGCTGATCCAGCGGCATTTGCTGAAGAACATCGAAAATTTTGCGAAACATTAGGGATCAAAGGCCGCATTTTAGTGGCGGAAGAAGGGATCAATGGCACATTATCCGGTACGATCGCCGCGACTGATCAATATATGGAACAGATGAAGGCAGATCCGCGTTTTGCCGATACGTACTTTAAAATGGACGACAGCGAAGGACATGCCTTTAAAAAATTATTCGTTCGTCCGCGAAAAGAATTGGTGGCACTGCACCTGGAAGAAGATATCGATCCTCGGCAATTAACAGGGAACTATCTTGAACCAGCAGAATTCAAAGAAGCATTATTGGCAGAAGATACCGTAGTCATCGATGCCAGAAATGATTATGAATATGATCTGGGACATTTTCGTGGTGCGATCCGTCCAGAGATCCGTAATTTCCGAGAATTGCCTGCATGGATCCGAGAAAATAAAGAACAGTTCATGGACAAGAAAATCGTCACTTACTGTACGGGCGGTATCCGCTGTGAGAAATTTTCCGGCTGGCTGTTAAGAGAAGGATTCGAGGATGTCGCGCAACTGCATGGCGGCATCGCGGCTTACGGAAAAGATCCTCGGACACAAGGAGAGCTTTGGGATGGCAAAATGTATGTGTTCGACGAACGGATCAGTGTGGAGATCAATCAAGTAGACAAACAGATCGTAGGGAAGGAATGGTTTGACGGCACGCCTTGCGAGCGCTACATCAATTGCAGCAACCCGGAATGCAATCGTCAGATCCTAGTATCAGAGGCCAATGAAGAAAAATATCTGGGGGCTTGTTCTTATGAATGTGCCTGTCATGAGAAAAATCGGTATGCGTTGACTCACAGCCTTACAGAAGAGGAACGGAATCGACGTCTAAGAGCCATTGCACCGGCTTCATACGCATAA
- a CDS encoding DUF1858 domain-containing protein — translation MKTIDLSKTLYELVTTYPEIKEIMYSLGFEAIAKPGMLQTAGRYMTIPKGAQMKKIPLSTVIAAFEARGFEIKGAN, via the coding sequence ATGAAAACCATCGATTTATCCAAAACATTATATGAGTTAGTCACCACTTATCCAGAAATCAAAGAAATCATGTACTCATTGGGCTTTGAAGCCATCGCAAAACCGGGCATGCTGCAAACAGCGGGACGTTATATGACGATCCCTAAAGGTGCCCAGATGAAAAAAATACCTCTTTCCACCGTCATCGCGGCATTTGAAGCCCGTGGATTTGAAATAAAAGGAGCAAACTAA
- a CDS encoding peptide ABC transporter substrate-binding protein, whose amino-acid sequence MTIRRTFSLIAASFLLLMTLAACSANTKKETVKADSDNQEKIINMMEINEISSMDSGNALDGGSFIAITQVFEGLYNLDEKDNIIPGVAEKLPTISEDGLTYTVPLRKNAVWSNGDPVTAHDFVYAWQRVVTPEFGSPSSFLLADIKNANKILAGEAKPDSLGVKAKDDYTLEVTLEHPVAYFTSVMTFPTLFPQNQKYVEKQGKNYALDSEHMIYNGPYRLAEWKHGNQKWVYQKNDRYWNKEQSNVEAVNIQVVKDTNLGMNLFKDGQLDRAVLSGEFAKQYKNDPNYTTQLDSWVHTLELNQKRNDQETIFANKEIRQAIGLAIDREHIVNELLDNDSRAAYGLIPAEFVKNPETKEDFRKESGNIQSFDTKQAKTLWKKGLESLGKKEVTLQLAASDQDENKAITEYLQYTLQENLPGLTVEITLLPEKNLLDKKQTHDFDLMLTRQGPDFQDPTTFLNTYQSEAFNNPSVYSNPAYDKLLTQAQQESTQLEKRWQTLIDAEHVLLEDAAVIPIYQSANTALLRENITGMIHHLFGPPNFYGKIMLK is encoded by the coding sequence ATGACCATTAGAAGAACATTTTCGTTAATTGCAGCTTCATTTTTATTGCTGATGACGTTAGCTGCTTGTTCTGCCAATACCAAAAAAGAAACGGTCAAGGCGGATTCGGACAACCAAGAAAAAATCATCAACATGATGGAGATCAATGAGATTTCTTCGATGGATTCCGGCAATGCTCTGGACGGCGGCAGTTTTATCGCTATCACGCAAGTATTTGAAGGACTTTACAATCTTGATGAAAAAGATAATATCATTCCTGGTGTGGCTGAAAAATTGCCGACTATCAGTGAAGACGGATTGACTTACACCGTTCCTTTGCGGAAAAATGCGGTGTGGTCCAATGGTGATCCTGTGACTGCCCATGATTTCGTTTATGCATGGCAACGAGTAGTGACGCCGGAATTCGGTTCACCTAGTTCCTTTTTACTTGCTGATATCAAAAACGCCAATAAAATCTTAGCTGGCGAAGCAAAACCTGATTCATTGGGGGTAAAGGCCAAAGATGATTATACATTGGAAGTGACATTAGAACATCCTGTGGCTTACTTTACCTCAGTGATGACTTTTCCGACACTGTTCCCACAAAATCAAAAATACGTGGAAAAACAAGGAAAAAACTATGCACTGGACAGCGAGCACATGATTTACAACGGGCCTTATCGCTTAGCGGAATGGAAGCACGGCAACCAAAAATGGGTCTATCAAAAAAATGACCGCTATTGGAACAAAGAGCAAAGCAACGTAGAAGCTGTCAACATCCAAGTCGTCAAAGATACCAACTTAGGGATGAATCTTTTCAAAGACGGACAGCTGGATCGCGCTGTTTTGTCAGGAGAGTTTGCCAAGCAGTATAAAAACGATCCTAATTACACGACTCAATTAGATTCTTGGGTCCATACACTGGAATTGAACCAAAAGCGCAATGATCAGGAAACGATTTTTGCGAATAAAGAGATACGACAAGCAATCGGTCTGGCGATCGATCGGGAACATATCGTTAATGAATTATTGGACAATGATTCTCGTGCCGCTTACGGTTTGATCCCTGCTGAATTTGTCAAAAACCCTGAAACAAAAGAAGACTTTCGTAAGGAAAGCGGCAATATCCAAAGTTTTGATACCAAGCAGGCGAAAACGTTATGGAAAAAAGGCTTGGAATCATTAGGAAAAAAAGAAGTGACTCTACAATTGGCGGCATCTGATCAAGATGAAAACAAAGCGATCACAGAGTACCTGCAATATACATTGCAAGAAAATCTGCCAGGATTGACTGTCGAGATCACTTTGTTGCCGGAAAAAAATCTGCTGGATAAAAAACAGACTCATGATTTTGATCTCATGCTGACTCGGCAAGGACCAGATTTTCAAGATCCGACGACATTTTTGAATACGTATCAGTCCGAGGCCTTCAACAATCCTTCTGTTTACAGCAATCCGGCATACGATAAATTGCTGACACAAGCGCAGCAGGAATCGACACAGCTTGAAAAACGTTGGCAGACATTGATCGATGCCGAACATGTCTTATTGGAAGACGCGGCAGTGATCCCGATTTATCAGTCCGCTAATACCGCGCTTTTGCGGGAAAATATCACCGGGATGATCCATCATTTGTTTGGACCGCCTAATTTTTACGGTAAGATCATGCTGAAATAA
- a CDS encoding DUF554 domain-containing protein: MPTGIIINSLSILLGGAAGGLLGHKLTEKFKTEITMVFAICSMGMGITAIAPMKYMPAVVFALVLGTGIGLAVHLGDYINKGAMLMQKPIAKLFPHENLKLSHEEFINTLVTVIILFCASGTGIYGSLDSGMTGDNTILISKSILDFFTAAIFACNLGYVVSVIAIPQFIIFYILFLIANFIFPLTTPDMISDFKACGGFLMLASGFRMINLKMFPVADMIPAMILIMPLSWAWVNWILPLL; the protein is encoded by the coding sequence ATGCCAACAGGTATCATTATCAATTCGCTGTCCATCCTATTAGGAGGAGCAGCCGGAGGTCTTTTAGGACATAAATTGACCGAAAAATTCAAAACGGAAATCACGATGGTCTTTGCTATCTGTTCAATGGGCATGGGCATTACCGCCATTGCTCCTATGAAATATATGCCGGCAGTGGTTTTTGCTTTAGTGTTGGGTACAGGGATCGGGTTAGCAGTCCATTTGGGGGATTACATCAATAAAGGCGCAATGCTGATGCAAAAACCCATCGCGAAACTTTTCCCTCACGAAAATCTCAAATTATCCCACGAAGAATTTATCAACACATTAGTCACGGTAATCATTCTATTTTGTGCTAGCGGTACTGGAATCTATGGCAGTTTGGATTCTGGAATGACCGGCGATAATACCATCCTGATCTCAAAATCGATCCTTGATTTCTTTACTGCCGCGATTTTTGCCTGCAATTTAGGCTATGTGGTATCTGTGATCGCCATTCCGCAATTCATTATTTTCTATATCCTTTTTCTGATCGCTAATTTCATTTTTCCGCTGACAACACCGGACATGATCAGTGATTTCAAAGCTTGCGGCGGTTTCTTGATGCTGGCTTCTGGGTTTCGCATGATCAATTTGAAAATGTTTCCTGTCGCCGACATGATCCCTGCGATGATTTTGATCATGCCTTTAAGCTGGGCTTGGGTCAATTGGATCCTTCCTTTGTTGTAA
- the mgrA gene encoding L-glyceraldehyde 3-phosphate reductase has translation MYSAKPERYEKMIYNRVGNSGLKLPAISLGLWHNFGDTDPLAKQRETIFGAFDMGITHFDLANNYGPPAGSAEENFGKILRQDMKHYRDEMIISSKAGYYMWPGPYGEWGSKKNLIASCDQSLQRLGLDYVDIFYHHRPDPDTPMEETAHALDLLVRQGKALYVGISNYTAEQTKKMSQILKHQGTPFIIHQPRYNMFDRWIEDGLTTVLEEEQIGAIVFSPLAQGLLTDRYLHGIPEDSRAHRSDSPFLTEDKVEGTISVVKRLNTIAENRGQTLAEMAIAWILQQKTVTSVLVGASRLSQLQDNVKALDNLDFSADELNAIEEVLKEMKA, from the coding sequence ATGTATTCAGCAAAACCAGAACGTTATGAAAAAATGATCTATAATCGTGTAGGAAATTCAGGACTGAAGTTGCCGGCGATCTCTCTGGGCTTGTGGCACAATTTTGGCGATACCGATCCGTTGGCAAAACAGCGGGAAACGATTTTCGGAGCCTTTGATATGGGGATCACCCACTTTGATCTGGCGAATAATTATGGTCCGCCTGCCGGTTCAGCAGAAGAGAATTTTGGAAAGATCCTGCGGCAAGACATGAAACACTATCGTGATGAAATGATCATTTCATCCAAAGCCGGTTACTATATGTGGCCGGGACCCTATGGCGAGTGGGGCTCAAAGAAAAATCTGATCGCCAGCTGTGATCAAAGCCTGCAACGCTTAGGATTGGATTATGTCGATATCTTTTATCACCATCGTCCAGATCCAGATACACCGATGGAAGAAACAGCGCATGCGCTGGATCTGTTGGTTCGTCAAGGAAAAGCTCTGTACGTAGGGATTTCCAACTATACAGCGGAACAAACGAAAAAGATGTCGCAGATTTTAAAACATCAAGGCACTCCGTTTATCATCCATCAGCCAAGATACAACATGTTTGATCGTTGGATCGAAGACGGATTGACGACGGTGTTGGAAGAAGAACAGATCGGCGCGATCGTTTTTAGTCCTTTAGCGCAAGGTTTGTTGACGGATCGTTACTTGCATGGTATCCCGGAAGATTCCAGAGCCCACCGCTCAGACAGTCCGTTTTTGACAGAAGACAAAGTGGAAGGAACAATTTCAGTAGTCAAAAGACTGAACACTATCGCGGAAAACCGCGGTCAAACGTTAGCGGAAATGGCGATTGCTTGGATCTTACAGCAAAAAACTGTTACCAGCGTATTAGTAGGGGCTTCACGTTTGAGCCAGCTTCAGGATAATGTGAAGGCTTTGGACAACTTGGATTTTTCAGCAGATGAATTGAACGCTATCGAAGAAGTTCTGAAAGAAATGAAGGCGTAA
- a CDS encoding GNAT family N-acetyltransferase produces the protein MTYTLALNGAIADSEVPALRKSIGWGGRQQDYPQLFELCNFYAGIREDVTGQLVAFGYVCGMGLEHGYIEDIIVHPEHQKKGLGKKLIQALIKESRRQKIGILTLSTDEDTAAFYQACGFDLEVSGVMFLD, from the coding sequence ATGACCTATACTTTAGCATTAAATGGAGCAATAGCTGATTCCGAAGTGCCTGCATTAAGAAAAAGCATCGGCTGGGGCGGTCGTCAACAAGATTATCCGCAACTGTTCGAATTATGCAATTTCTACGCTGGTATTCGTGAAGATGTTACCGGTCAATTGGTTGCTTTTGGCTACGTGTGCGGGATGGGATTGGAACATGGATACATTGAAGATATCATTGTCCATCCTGAACATCAGAAAAAAGGATTAGGAAAGAAATTGATCCAAGCGCTCATCAAAGAAAGTCGTCGACAAAAGATCGGTATTTTGACATTGTCCACTGATGAAGATACCGCAGCATTTTATCAGGCATGCGGCTTTGATTTAGAGGTCTCCGGCGTCATGTTCTTAGACTGA
- a CDS encoding NAD(P)H-dependent oxidoreductase: MKALIVYAHPRKESFSYALLERIQQTLEKKGDEVVVRDLYQMNFNPVLAGEDAIHIEDGHFVRENEIFPDDVKIEQKYIEESDLLIYIFPSWWNGMPAIMKGYVDRVFQHGFAYSFESDEPKKRFSGKKALFFTPTGQPQNEDGTDSPIDRAIKTVTSEWMFNSNGTEVLDHVFYGRVPYKTREELGEYLADAQRRIEEL; encoded by the coding sequence GTGAAGGCGTTGATTGTGTATGCTCATCCTAGAAAAGAAAGCTTTTCTTATGCGTTGTTGGAACGGATCCAACAAACACTGGAAAAAAAGGGTGACGAAGTGGTGGTTCGCGATCTTTACCAAATGAATTTCAATCCGGTTTTGGCTGGAGAAGATGCGATCCATATTGAAGATGGACATTTTGTCCGAGAAAACGAGATTTTCCCGGACGATGTGAAAATCGAACAGAAATATATCGAGGAAAGCGATCTATTGATCTATATTTTCCCAAGCTGGTGGAATGGGATGCCGGCGATCATGAAGGGCTATGTCGATCGCGTATTTCAACATGGATTTGCCTACAGTTTTGAATCAGATGAACCGAAAAAACGGTTTTCTGGGAAGAAAGCACTATTTTTCACACCAACTGGACAACCTCAAAATGAAGACGGTACGGATTCGCCTATCGATCGCGCCATCAAGACCGTTACTTCGGAATGGATGTTCAACAGCAACGGAACAGAGGTTTTAGATCATGTCTTTTACGGACGCGTTCCTTATAAAACGCGGGAAGAGCTAGGAGAATATTTAGCGGATGCTCAAAGAAGGATCGAGGAGCTGTAA